A single region of the Fusarium fujikuroi IMI 58289 draft genome, chromosome FFUJ_chr05 genome encodes:
- a CDS encoding related to Phospholipase D, with protein MHITKYLGKFLMVALVPILSIHVQARPNIINQDLTQPQYPLDPGANNLTPPQSLGPLDGGPNDPVPRQSFADAKPFYAIAHRVLMSYGARSAVSHGANALEIDMYAWKKGWWADHDGSPSSSGDTAEKMFQTIAELRGEGMTINFVWLDIKNPDWCDPEDNTWKHCSIDALRDLARKYLEPVGVRILYGFYGATVSGKAYKRILSGLKDSEGLNINGKAADVAKAFQDYGSPNKARRIMSYGYFNLPFQFGDCHEESFYTCTELRQGTESRNYGQVYGWTLATGQIWQAEKLIGTAGVDGIIYGFKQTHYYDHEHTRNGIKLIRALLEKHSGERYLARQEDQPW; from the coding sequence ATGCATATCACAAAGTACCTCGGCAAATTTCTCATGGTGGCACTTGTCCCCATTCTAAGCATCCATGTTCAGGCTAGGCCAAACATAATCAACCAAGATCTTACCCAGCCCCAGTATCCTCTTGACCCTGGAGCCAACAATCTCACTCCACCACAGTCTCTGGGCCCTCTTGACGGCGGCCCTAATGATCCCGTCCCAAGACAAAGCTTCGCAGACGCCAAGCCGTTTTATGCAATTGCCCATCGCGTCTTGATGTCCTACGGTGCCAGGTCTGCTGTTAGTCACGGTGCCAATGCTTTAGAGATTGATATGTACGCCTGGAAGAAAGGATGGTGGGCAGACCATGATGGATCGCCTTCAAGTTCGGGAGACACAGCTGAGAAAATGTTTCAGACAATTGCTGAACTTCGCGGTGAGGGTATGACCATCAACTTCGTGTGGTTAGACATCAAGAATCCCGATTGGTGCGACCCCGAGGATAACACTTGGAAACATTGCTCTATTGATGCACTTCGCGATCTTGCAAGAAAGTACCTCGAGCCAGTGGGCGTACGCATTCTCTATGGATTTTATGGCGCCACCGTCTCAGGAAAGGCATACAAGAGGATTCTCTCGGGTTTGAAGGACAGTGAAggcctcaacatcaatgGGAAGGCAGCTGATGTAGCCAAAGCTTTTCAGGATTACGGATCACCAAACAAAGCTCGCCGTATTATGTCCTATGGCTACTTTAACCTCCCCTTCCAATTCGGCGATTGTCACGAAGAATCCTTCTATACCTGCACAGAGTTGCGCCAGGGTACCGAGTCGCGCAATTATGGTCAGGTTTATGGGTGGACTCTTGCAACTGGGCAAATCTGGcaggctgagaagctcattgGTACAGCTGGAGTTGACGGTATAATCTACGGCTTCAAGCAGACGCATTACTACGATCACGAGCACACCCGTAATGGGATTAAGCTTATTCGTGCCTTGTTGGAAAAGCACTCGGGTGAACGTTATCTTGCGCGACAGGAAGATCAGCCATGGTAG
- a CDS encoding related to tol protein — protein MNEIQHQVLQLPGGIQPHYCRLCRSFVIIDDVKDTEDKGKVKKNLHIRRTYTLKQVCEFANSGCVMFSLQLTELHQAENARFLSMSGLLREICGAACNKRLQQFYPLVPSPVLEELNGWGLEIKLSLEDASQLASDWLEKDGKSQDLDPRPMILFTDEVSCLSSRIANRPLQPKADLMTAKRWLQECLDYHEDCGDTVEREMPSRLIFIGDFHCTILRLEDTKTAQFVPYAALSYCWGDAGRNRFKTEKETLAMRKQGFDYIQLPSTLRDAVKVARTLGLEYLWVDALCIVQDWKEDKSKEISKMWQIYQGATIVISAALASHSDQGFLHERDLESCYLSTWAIPWHKVDNEGNRFEEFVFCVEGEIRRVRKEPIDSRAWTLQENELATRVLRFGSSQMIWRCPHGYFVDGGSTEDEPLDKFSTVDTVKWSYEWTNMVEEFTTRFIGKAEDRLPAFAAVAADYAERHNIGPDEYKAGLWTSWLAFGLLWYIKDVDDEATYPDILSTEEKSPTWSWHLARSGISWPETIPYRGDSDKFNLVVESSQVELADEKVEYGRVKRGCLEVSGALLKIHLLGTRPVYSKPNGEVTSAPIVIRWDSKDISSEKEFFCLEVRDVHESIAEGIVLKQSGGFFYRVGYFEPDRKSTPIGSIWRDRKTILIR, from the exons ATGAATGAGATCCAGCATCAGGTACTACAGCTACCAGGAGGCATTCAGCCTCATTACTGCCGACTATGCCGCAGTTTTGTTATAATTGATGATGTAAAAGATACAGAAGACAAAGGAAAAGTCAAGAAGAACCTGCACATTCGGCGGACGTATACCCTAAAGCAAGTTTGCGAATTTGCCAATAGTGGCTGTGTGATGTTCTCCTTACAGCTCACGGAGCTACATCAAGCCGAAAACGCCCGCTTCCTTTCGATGTCTGGTCTGCTACGCGAGATCTGCGGAGCTGCATGTAACAAGCGACTTCAACAGTTTTATCCCCTTGTTCCTTCGCCTGTGTTGGAGGAATTAAATGGCTGGGGTCTTGAGATTAAGCTTTCACTCGAAGATGCAAGCCAGCTTGCATCTGACTGGCTAGAAAAGGATGGCAAGAGTCAAGATTTAGATCCGAGACCGATGATCCTCTTTACTGATGAAG TAAGCTGTCTCAGCAGTCGTATAGCGAACAGACCGTTGCAACCCAAGGCTGATCTAATGACGGCAAAGCGTTGGCTGCAAGAATGTTTGGACTATCACGAAGATTGTGGGGATACGGTCGAGAGAGAGATGCCTAGTCGACTGATTTTTATAGGAGATTTTCATTGCACAATCTTGCGCCTTGAAGACACAAAAACAGCCCAGTTTGTGCCCTATGCAGCCTTGAGTTACTGCTGGGGCGATGCCGGCCGCAACAGATTCAAGACAGAAAAGGAAACCTTGGCTATGCGAAAACAGGGCTTTGATTATATACAGCTGCCTAGTACGTTGCGAGATGCAGTAAAGGTAGCGCGCACCCTTGGTTTGGAGTACCTTTGGGTGGATGCTCTCTGTATTGTCCAAGACTGGAAGGAGgacaaaagcaaagagaTCTCCAAGATGTGGCAAATCTACCAAGGCGCCACTATTGTTATTTCGGCAGCCCTAGCGTCACATAGTGACCAAGGCTTCCTCCATGAGCGCGACCTTGAGTCTTGCTATCTTAGCACTTGGGCAATCCCGTGGCACAAAGTCGATAATGAGGGTAACCGATTCGAAGAGTTTGTGTTTTGCGTTGAAGGAGAGATTAGGCGCGTCAGGAAAGAACCAATTGATTCACGTGCTTGGACCTTACAGGAAAATGAGCTTGCAACTCGCGTTTTGCGATTCGGGAGCTCACAAATGATTTGGCGGTGTCCCCATGGCTActttgttgatggaggaTCAACTGAGGACGAACCCCTGGATAAGTTCTCCACGGTTGACACAGTCAAGTGGTCATACGAATGGACAAACATGGTTGAAGAGTTCACTACTAGGTTCATCGGGAAAGCCGAAGATCGACTACCAGCCTTTGCTGCTGTAGCAGCAGACTACGCTGAAAGACACAACATCGGCCCCGACGAGTATAAGGCAGGACTTTGGACCTCCTGGCTGGCGTTCGGCTTGCTATGGTATatcaaggatgttgatgatgaggccaCCTACCCGGATATACTATCAACTGAAGAGAAATCTCCCACTTGGTCGTGGCACCTGGCTCGTAGCGGCATATCCTGGCCAGAGACCATACCATACAGAGGCGACAGCGATAAATTCAACTTAGTTGTGGAAAGTTCCCAGGTTGAACTTGCAGATGAAAAAGTTGAATATGGGCGCGTTAAGAGAGGGTGCTTAGAGGTATCTGGAGCATTGCTCAAGATTCACCTGCTGGGAACCCGACCCGTCTACTCCAAGCCCAATGGGGAAGTGACTTCAGCCCCAATTGTAATCCGGTGGGATAGCAAGGATATTTCTTCCGAGAAGGAGTTTTTTTGCTTGGAAGTCCGCGACGTGCACGAATCTATCGCAGAAGGCATAGTCCTTAAACAAAGCGGTGGGTTTTTCTATAGGGTCGGATACTTTGAGCCAGACCGGAAAAGTACTCCCATTGGGTCAATTTGGCGAGATCGGAAAACGATTCttattaggtag
- a CDS encoding related to zinc finger protein, with amino-acid sequence MFTCGTCWRQFPAGWQSREQHMNATGHEAPDFECDTCDRYFRSRHAVEQHMNDLDHWGESGESEDIVYECDHCDDEFDEEHELHDHEARDHFYCVVCDRPFQDWHSISQHLRGKAHRTTTVQCPFCKDMLGTATGLAHHLERGCCSKAPLNRDKLYAAIRQRDPGGIISNKLLTWSGNVTYAATKKAWNDQAGAYECYLCHRLFEKLGSLNQHLGSPTHQSKLYHCPGASCRKEFTTLAAMINHLESESCGYMRFDVVQKRVQYIVDPRRMIQA; translated from the exons ATGTTTACCTGTGGAACATGCTGGCGACAGTTTCCGGCCGGCTGGCAATCGCGGGAGCAGCATATGAACGCCACTGGCCACGAGGCTCCTGACTTTGAGTGTGACACGTGCGACCGCTACTTCAGAAGCCGCCATGCAGTTGAACAGCACATGAACGATTTGGATCACTGGGGCGAATCGGGGGAGTCGGAGGATATCGTCTATGAATGTGATCATTGCGACGACGAGTTTGATGAAGAACATGAGCTACACGACCATGAAGCTCGGGACCATTTCTATTGTGTCGTCTGCGATCGCCCATTCCAGGACTGGCATAGTATCAGCCAG CACCTACGCGGCAAAGCTCATCGCACAACTACAGTCCAGTGCCCCTTCTGCAAAGATATGCTAGGAACCGCCACCGGACTGGCCCATCATCTCGAGAGGGGGTGCTGCTCTAAAGCTCCTCTTAACCGTGATAAACTATATGCCGCCATCCGCCAGCGGGATCCGGGCGGTATTATTTCGAACAAATTACTTACTTGGTCTGGTAATGTAACCTATGCCGCCACAAAGAAAGCATGGAATGACCAGGCTGGGGCCTACGAATGTTATCTTTGCCATCGTCTCTTTGAAAAGCTGGGGTCCTTGAACCAACACTTAGGCTCCCCTACTCATCAGTCAAAACTCTATCATTGCCCGGGAGCCTCTTGCAGAAAGGAATTCACCACTCTAGCCGCCATGATCAACCATCTGGAGAGTGAGAGTTGTGGGTATATGCGTTTTGATGTTGTTCAGAAGAGGGTTCAGTATATTGTAGATCCACGTCGTATGATTCAAGCATGA
- a CDS encoding probable PHO89-Na+/phosphate co-transporter, with product MVLHQYDYIFAIGTIFSFLDAWNIGANDVANSWATSVSSRSISYIQAMTLGSILEFAGSVGVGARVADTIRTKVVDIDQFESDPALLMLGMMCAIVSSSLYLTFCTKIGLPVSTTHSIMGGVIGMGIALVGADGIHWAEFDKGISSGVVSVFLAWIIAPGLSGAFAAVIFLITKYGVMLRSKPVWKGLFLTPVYFGITASLLTMLIVWKGGSIKVTFNDAETAGMIIGVGAAWALLITIFLVPWLYRLVICDDWELRWWNIFQGPLLLRRPPPPAQPEGAAGGIKDFYEGHLTREELDGLRRAGRTGSDEFERAQDQTSNEGKEATTENKKTSSEGTPDIEERVEPKAPRSLVGPKPDGKWFSGAVLYWYLKKAFLSGVDQDIIAMQKKKSMLTGDLDEIHAHVAHYDNRAEYLYTFMQVMTACTASFTHGANDVANAIGPYATIYQIWRTGGLEGSKSSVPVWILCFGGAGIALGIWTYGYNIMRNLGNRLTLHSPSRGFSMELGAAITIILATRLKLPVSTTQCITGATVGVGLCSGTWRSINWRMVAWIYMGWIITLPVAGVISGVICGIIINAPRWGYSG from the exons ATGGTTCTTCATCAGTATGATTACATCTTTGCCATAGGCACTATCTTTTCGTTCCTCGATGCCTGGAACATCG GTGCCAACGATGTCGCCAACTCATGGGCCACGTCGGTCTCATCCCGATCCATCAGCTATATCCAAGCCATGACCCTCGGCTCCATCCTTGAATTCGCTGGCTCCGTCGGTGTCGGTGCCCGTGTCGCAGACACCATCCGCACCAAGGTCGTCGACATTGACCAGTTCGAGTCCGACCCTGCTCTTCTCATGCTCGGCATGATGTGCGCTATCGTCTCCTCCTCGCTGTACCTCACCTTCTGCACAAAGATTGGTCTCCCCGTCTCGACGACTCACTCCATCATGGGTGGTGTTATAGGCATGGGTATTGCACTCGTTGGTGCCGATGGTATTCACTGGGCCGAGTTCGATAAGGGTATTAGCTCTGGTGTCGTTTCGGTCTTTCTTGCTTGGATCATTGCTCCTGGTCTGTCTGGTGCTTTTGCTGCTGTCATCTTCCTTATTACCAAGTATGGAGTCATGCTGCGAAGCAAGCCCGTCTGGAAGGGTCTTTTCCTCACTCCCGTTTACTTCGGTATCACTGCCTCCCTTCTTACCATGCTTATCGTCTGGAAGGGCGGTAGCATCAAGGTTACCTTCAACGATGCTGAGACCGCTGGTATGATCATCGGTGTCGGTGCCGCTTGGgccctcctcatcaccatcttcctcgtcccCTGGCTCTACCGCCTCGTCATCTGTGACGACTGGGAGCTTCGCTGGTGGAACATCTTCCAGggtcctcttctcctccgtcgccctcctcctcccgcTCAGCCTGAGGGTGCTGCTGGTGGTATCAAGGATTTCTACGAGGGTCACCTCACTCGTGAGGAGCTCGATGGTCTTCGACGTGCCGGCCGCACTGGTAGTGATGAGTTCGAGCGCGCTCAAGACCAGACCAGCAACGAGGGTAAGGAGGCCACTactgagaacaagaagacctCTTCCGAGGGCACTCCTGACATTGAGGAGCGCGTTGAGCCCAAGGCTCCTCGCAGCCTCGTCGGTCCTAAGCCCGATGGAAAGTGGTTTAGCGGTGCTGTCCTCTACTGGTATCTCAAGAAGGCTTTCCTCTCTGGTGTTGACCAGGATATCATCGCCAtgcagaaaaagaagagcatgCTTACTGGTGACTTGGATGAGATTCACGCTCACGTTGCTCACTACGACAACCGTGCTGAGTACCTCTACACCTTTATGCAAGTCATGACTGCTTGTACCGCTTCTTTCACCCACGGTGCCAACGATGTTGCCAACGCTATTGGTCCTTATGCCACTATCTACCAGATCTGGAGGACTGGTGGTCTTGAGGGTAGCAAGTCTTCTGTCCCTGTTTGGATTCT CTGCTTTGGTGGTGCCGGTATTGCTCTCGGTATCTGGACTTATGGATACAACATTATGCGCAACCTTGGTAACCGTCTCACTCTCCACTCTCCTTCTCGAGGTTTCTCCATGGAGTTGGGTgccgccatcaccatcatccttGCTACACGTCTTA AACTCCCCGTCTCTACCACTCAGTGCATTACTGGTGCcactgttggtgttggtctcTGCTCTGGTACTTGGCGCTCTATCAACTGGCGCATGGTTGCCTGGATCTACATGGGATGGATCATCACTCTTCCCGTCGCTGGTGTCATCTCCGGCGTCATCTGtggtatcatcatcaacgcccCTCGCTGGGGTTACTCTGGCTAG
- a CDS encoding K, P-type ATPase (mediates high-affinity potassium or sodium uptake) has translation MIEDEKKDTALVGERIHWNDDDEAGRVSRHGERRPRRRSRSRSRDSLSIHRAGSRNRADPSLVLPVTYRTVSFNIEESKGKEQAELAKAKDVTTKALTDLEWHTIAPFDVEKRLTTSSTAGLSTEQAERRQREYGRNAPSPAKTHWFRTIFLYFFGGFGSILLTGCILVFVSWKPLGDPPAVANLALAIVLLAVFFIQALFNMFQDWSTSRTMSSIKNMLPEEGHVIRDGNLVDLNAADIVPGDVIKVKAGNKLPADIRLIEASSDVKFDRSVLTGESKPVAGTVDHTDTNYLETHNIGLQGTHCILGSCTGIVVATGDRTVFGRIASLTNEPKVQMTTLEKEVLYFVIIIASIMISMIAVVCIIWGAFLKKKHPDFINVPTLIVNCVSVAIAFIPEGLPISITAGLTITANLMKKNKILCKSLKTVETLGSVSVVCSDKTGTLTTAKMAVSDCAVGGLNMTVENARGKFGQSKSSTHPIIQLRALAALCNASEFDAATKDAPLADRRIFGDATDQAVLRFAEFVDPSSVDYLRACWNKIYDLAFNSKNKFMIRCFSCTRTEAVAATLSKETAFHTDDVLLTIKGAPDVLIGRCSHYVSEHGETIPLNAAMRATVEQLKNTYSSQGKRCLLLARKIVKGSELPKNRDTSEFEHAVTRESNTGLTLVGMVAIVDPLRHDIPHVVSTLRGAGIRIAMVTGDFALTALAIAREAGIVTSQTVDDSTALQRYSPDDTKDSPVSHLGAIVLSGPELMSLNEHQWETLTHYEEIVFARTTPEQKLRIVREFQKSNVVAMTGDGVNDAPSLRAADVGISMGSGSDIAMEAADMVLLDTFSSIIIAVQYGRVVFDNLKKVISYLLPAGSFSEFWPVMAFVAFGLPQALSSFLMIIIWQVSLLPVARHSLTSNSCFTDCAAATMLSYEKPEADVLTRPPRNIKKDRLVNWQLILQAYGVNGVLQTVASFAMAFWYLQRQGIPFSELWFSFGKLPAGIDPDYYLAKTNEASSIYFVNLVVMQWFNLMATRTRRLSIFQHPPLFNPNTQNWYLFPAIVFSLAMAIFWLYIPPLQPVLGTTPVPVEHWFLPFAFGIFQLLLDEARKFGVRRWPHGLLAKLAW, from the exons ATGATTGAAGACGAGAAAAAGGACACCGCGCTTGTCGGTGAGCGCATTCACTGgaacgatgacgacgaagctGGTCGCGTTTCGCGTCATGGTGAGCGACGCCCTCGTAGACggtctcgctctcgctctaGGGATTCGTTGAGCATTCATCGAGCGGGCTCGAGAAATCGCGCTGATCCGTCACTTGTTCTACCTGTCACCTATCGCACAGT CTCCTTCAACATCGAGGagtccaagggcaaggaacAAGCTGAGCTAGCCAAGGCGAAGGACGTCACTACAAAAG CTTTGACGGACCTCGAGTGGCATACCATCGCCCCCTTCGACGTTGAGAAACGCCTCACTACTTCTTCTACCGCTGGCCTATCGACCGAGCAAGCTGAGCGAAGACAGCGCGAATATGGCAGAAACGCACCATCTCCCGCCAAGACGCACTGGTTCAGAACAATCTTTCTCTACTTCTTTGGTGGTTTTGGAAGTATTCTTCTCACTGGTTGTATCCTCGTCTTTGTCTCGTGGAAACCACTGGGTGATCCCCCTGCTGTTGCCAATCTT GCCCTCGCTATTGTACTCCTCGCCGTGTTCTTCATCCAAGCCCTTTTCAATATGTTTCAAGACTGGTCTACATCACGCACCATGTCCTCCATCAAGAACATGCTTCCTGAAGAGGGTCACGTTATTCGCGATGGTAATCTCGTTGACCTCAACGCTGCAGATATCGTTCCAGGCGacgtcatcaaggtcaaggctggtAACAAGCTACCCGCTGATATTCGCTTGATCGAGGCGTCTTCCGACGTCAAGTTTGATCGCTCTGTTCTTACAGGAGAGTCAAAGCCTGTGGCGGGTACTGTGGACCATACTGATACCAACTATCTTGAGACGCACAACATTGGTCTGCAAGGTACACACTGTATCCTTGGTTCGTGCACTGGTATTGTTGTTGCTACTGGTGATAGGACAGTGTTTGGACGTATCGCGAGTTTGACGAACGAGCCCAAGGTACAAATGACGACGCTTGAGAAGGAAGTTCTGTACTTTGTGATCATCATTGCCAGTATAATGATAAGTATGATTGCTGTTGTCTGCATCATTTG GGGCGCATTCCTGAAAAAGAAACACCCCGACTTCATCAACGTACCAACCCTCATCGTCAACTGCGTCAGCGTCGCCATTGCCTTCATCCCCGAAGGTCttcccatctccatcaccGCTGGCCTCACCATTACCGCCAAcctgatgaagaagaacaagatcctcTGCAAGTCCCTCAAGACCGTGGAGACACTTGGGTCCGTTTCTGTAGTCTGCTCTGACAAGACCGGTACTCTTACCACA GCAAAGATGGCTGTCTCTGACTGCGCAGTCGGAGGACTCAATATGACCGTCGAGAATGCTCGCGGCAAGTTTGGCCAGTCTAAATCCTCTACCCACCCGATCATCCAACTCCGTGCTTTGGCTGCTCTTTGTAACGCATCTGAGTTTGATGCTGCTACAAAGGACGCCCCACTGGCAGACAGAAGGATCTTTGGTGATGCGACTGATCAAGCTGTCCTCCGATTCGCCGAATTCGTTGATCCTAGCAGCGTCGATTACCTGCGTGCTTGCTGGAACAAGATCTATGATCTTGCTTTCAACAGCAAGAACAAGTTCATGATTCGTTGCTTTTCCTGCACCAGGACAGAGGCTGTAGCTGCTACGCTTAGCAAGGAGACTGCTTTCCATACAGACGATGT CCTCCTGACCATCAAGGGCGCTCCTGATGTTCTTATCGGTCGCTGCTCTCACTATGTCTCTGAACATGGCGAGACTATTCCTCTCAATGCTGCTATGCGGGCTACGGTGGAGCAGCTGAAGAACACCTACTCTTCACAAGGTAAACGATGCTTGTTGCTTGCTCGCAAGATCGTCAAGGGCAGTGAACTTCCTAAGAATCGGGACACGAGTGAGTTTGAGCATGCAGTCACACGGGAGTCAAACACAGGCCTTACCTTGGTTGGAATGGTTGCCATCGTTGACCCATTGAGACATGACATTCCTCATGTTGTGAGCACGTTGCGCGGCGCTGGTATCCGGATTGCCATG GTCACTGGTGATTTTGCCCTCACTGCCCTAGCCATCGCCCGCGAAGCCGGCATCGTCACCTCGCAAACCGTCGATGACAGCACAGCCCTCCAGCGATACAGCCCCGACGATACCAAAGATTCACCCGTCTCCCACCTCGGTGCCATCGTCCTCAGCGGCCCAGAGCTCATGTCCCTTAATGAGCATCAGTGGGAGACGCTTACCCACTACGAAGAGATTGTGTTTGCGCGAACAACGCCAGAGCAAAAACTTCGAATCGTTCGTGAGTTCCAGAAGAGCAATGTTGTAGCCATGACGGGCGATGGAGTCAATGATGCGCCGTCGCTTAGAGCTGCTGATGTTGGTATCTCGATGGGTAGTGGTTCGGATATCGCTATGGAGGCGGCTGATATGGTTCTGCTCGATACTTTTTCTTCAATCATCATTGCTGTGCAGTATGGCCGTGTTGTGTTTGACAATCTCAAAAAG GTCATCTCCTACCTCCTACCTGCCGGCTCTTTCTCCGAGTTCTGGCCCGTCATGGCCTTTGTCGCCTTTGGCCTACCCCAAGCTCTGTCCTCATTCCTGATGATCATCATCTGGCAAGTATCCCTGCTACCTGTAGCCCGACACTCACTAACCTCGAATAGCTGCTTCACCGACTGCGCCGCCGCGACAATGCTATCCTACGAAAAGCCCGAAGCTGACGTCCTTACCCGTCCCCCAcgcaacatcaagaaggaccGTCTCGTCAACTGGCAGCTCATCCTGCAAGCCTACGGAGTCAACGGCGTCCTACAAACAGTCGCCTCCTTCGCCATGGCATTCTGGTACCTCCAGCGTCAAGGCATTCCCTTCAGTGAGCTCTGGTTCAGTTTTGGAAAGCTCCCTGCTGGTATTGATCCAGACTACTATCTCGCCAAGACCAACGAGGCTTCGTCTATCTACTTTGTCAACCTTGTTGTGATGCAGTGGTTCAATCTGATGGCGACTAGAACTCGTCGACTCAGTATCTTCCAGCATCCTCCTTTGTTCAATCCGAACACACAGAACTGGTACCTGTTCCCTGCTATCGTCTTTTCGCTAGCCATGGCTATCTTCTGGCTGTACATTCCGCCCCTGCAGCCCGTTTTGGGTACTACACCTGTACCTGTTGAGCACTGGTTTCTTCCATTTGCCTTTGGTATTTTTCAGCTTTTGTTAGATGAGGCTCGCAAGTTTGGTGTCAGAAGATGGCCTCATGGACTATTAGCTAAGTTGGCTTGGTAA
- a CDS encoding related to SER33 3-phosphoglycerate dehydrogenase — MLPIMRSSPRFGIRTYTSRSLQTPLSRRFISNSYSQLPAMKLLYPTSLKLDVQSLEGFSVDLFPYDVKKTIPEEHVDAEILVTWTNTPENLKDAAKRLTKLQWIQSLAAGPNDVLGAGFDASKIKITTGSGLHDHTVAEHALGLLLNAARRFYEMRDYQLQGKWPGHLGGPQPDRPKNAFTTLRDARVLIWGFGNIAKTLTPQLVGLGAEVRGIARRKGVRNGIEVYSEDDLDALLPETDALVMILPGSDSTRHVLNAQRLKQLPNHAWVVNVGRGTSVDEDALVDALEKGEIGGAALDVFETEPLPEPSRIWKAPNTIVSPHAAGGRPQGAEGLIADNLRRFRAKQELKNLI, encoded by the coding sequence ATGTTGCCCATCATGCGCTCATCTCCACGCTTCGGCATCCGTACATATACCTCCCGCTCCCTGCAAACTCCCCTCTCACGTAGATTCATCTCCAATTCCTATTCACAACTGCCCGCCATGAAGCTCCTCTACCCAACATCCCTCAAACTCGACGTCCAGAGCCTCGAGGGCTTCTCCGTCGACCTCTTCCCCTACGACGTCAAGAAGACCATCCCCGAAGAGCACGTCGACGCCGAGATCCTCGTCACCTGGACAAACACACCCGAGAACCTAAAAGACGCGGCAAAGCGCCTCACAAAGCTCCAATGGATCCAATCCCTCGCCGCTGGGCCAAATGATGTTCTGGGTGCTGGGTTCGACGCCTCCAAGATTAAAATCACAACGGGCTCGGGTCTGCACGATCACACTGTCGCTGAGCATGCGCTGGGTCTGCTGCTCAACGCCGCGCGCCGCTTCTACGAGATGCGCGATTATCAACTTCAAGGAAAATGGCCCGGTCATTTGGGCGGTCCTCAGCCCGATAGACCCAAGAATGCATTCACGACACTGCGCGATGCGCGTGTTCTCATCTGGGGCTTCGGCAACATTGCAAAGACCCTCACCCCGCAGCTCGTCGGCCTCGGTGCCGAAGTTCGGGGCATTGCGCGCCGAAAAGGTGTCCGCAATGGAATTGAAGTCTACAGCGAAGACGACCTCGACGCACTCCTCCCTGAGACCGACGCTCTCGTCATGATCCTCCCTGGTTCCGACTCCACGCGCCATGTCCTCAACGCTCAGCGCCTGAAGCAATTGCCCAACCACGCGTGGGTCGTCAACGTGGGGCGCGGTACATCTGTGGACGAGGATGCTCTTGTCGATGCacttgagaagggagagatTGGCGGTGCGGCGCTGGATGTCTTTGAGACTGAGCCTCTTCCTGAGCCGAGCAGGATCTGGAAGGCTCCTAATACTATTGTGTCGCCGCACGCGGCTGGTGGAAGACCTCAGGGTGCGGAGGGGCTTATCGCTGATAACCTAAGACGGTTTAGGGCGAAGCAGGAGCTGAAGAACCTcatttaa